From the Populus nigra chromosome 13, ddPopNigr1.1, whole genome shotgun sequence genome, the window ACAGATTGTGTTCTGCTTTCTCTATGTTGTTGTTGGGTTGCCTTTTGAATTTATTCTAGTAGTTTCGTTGAGTTTTGCTGCTGTGAGAGTTTCTTATAAGGTTTCCTGTTTTGCTAACATGGTTCTAGACCTTTACTTCTGTCTAGTTTCAACCTCTGTTTTCTTTATCTCGATAGTTTAATTAGGTTAGGTTAAAGCTGTTTGATGTGATTAGAgttgttttttaggttttgcTCTAATTTTGTATGCTAACTTTCTATCTCCTTGCCTACTTTGGCTATAATATAtgccttataaaaaataaaaataatatagcttTCTGCTAAGcttaattattactattatagTGGCCAAATTGGACCACTGGACTAGCAAAATAGGTTATTGGAACAAGGGAGTTGTTTGTTCAGTTGGTATGACTAGAAAGCGTGTACTTGCACATTTAATTAGCAGTTTTTTTCGTGGTAAAAGTTTGGAATTaaaagctttgttttttctataatttcataTTCGAGTCCTGTAATTactaatatgatgattactaGAGACTTATATAGTTGTTAACTTCAAGATCAGTAGAATTAATCGAGGTACGCGCAAACTGTCTCAGATATCCATgttactaaataaataaattagcagtcctcttgatcaaaatataaagTTGTACCTGGCCAAAAGTTTCTGGTaaattttttgtctattttcttGTAGAATGCTATGATTTTCCACCACAAAACATCTTTATGATTTCTTAACAATATTAAACTCTTAAGTTTTCATCAGGAGATCGCATCATTTGAAGGTAAATAGTAGAATAGTTTGATGTTCTtaacaatattatattaaactCATGTAATGTTTCTTGTACTCTGCCatgaacaaaacaataaaattgtgtTCAAATACTAAGGAACAAAAAATTTAACCTTAATTTCTAATGATAACATAGAGGTTGCATAGGTAAACCATGCACCTAGTAATCACCATAGAGTTTAgcttaaaacaaattaaaatacatataagaatatttcaaatataatattatacaaGAAATTATTCACATTAACAAAATAGGATGACTATGACCCCCACCCCAAGATATAATTATACTATGGATATCTATATCAATATAGCTTTCTACTTGGCCATGTCTGAACTCAAATGAAATTTGAGTTTAGCAAAGGTTCTGCCTCTAGAGTCAAAGGGGGCCTCGCCGATCACCCATGGACATAACTCTCTTCTGTCCAAAAGACACACTGACACACTTCTTTCCTTCCCACCAGCAAAGCAATGATCAAGTAGCAGCTATAGACATGCAAAGCaatagcagcaacaacaacaataatcagCCTCAAACTAGCCATACATCAACAAGCCGGTCTTCGGACTCCGGTGAGGCCTGTGGAGGAGGAAACAAGTGGGCATCAAAGCTTCTTAGTGAGTGTGCAAGAGCAATCTCAGAGAAGGACTCTAGCAAGATCCACCACCTACTATGGATGTTAAATGAGCTTGCCTCTCCTTATGGAGATTGTGATCAGAAATTGGCATCTTATTTCTTGCAAGCTCTATTCTGTAAGGCTACCGAGTCTGGTCAACGGTGTTTCAAAACCCTTACCACAGTAGCTGAAAAGAGCCACTCCTTTGATTCAGCTAGGAAATTGATACTAAAATTCCAAGAGGTAAGCCCGTGGACTACTTTCGGTCATGTAGCTTCAAATGGTGCAATTTTGGAGGCCTTAGATGGGGAAAGCAAACTTCACATAATTGATATCAGCAATACCCTTTGCACACAGTGGCCTACTTTGCTAGAAGCTTTAGCCACAAGAAATGATGAGACGCCGCGATTAAAGCTCACCGTTGTGGTAACTGCTAGCATTGTAAGATCAGTCATGAAAGAAATAGGCCAAAGAATGGAGAAGTTTGCTAGGTTAATGGGAGTGCCCTTTGAGTTTAAAGTAATTAGTGTGCTAAATCATATAGGAGAGCTCACAAAGGAAGGACTGGGTGTTCAAGAAGATGAAGCAGTCGCGATTAATTGCATTGGGGCATTGAGAAGAGTTGAAGTAGATGAAAGAAGTTCTGTAATCCAGTTGTTCCGATCACTTAACCCTCGAGTTGTGACAATCGTTGAGGAAGAAGCTGATTTTACTAGCTCAAGATATGACTTCGTCAAGTGTTTTGAAGAGTGCCTGAGGTATTACACACTATATTTTGAGATGCTAGAGGAGAGCTTTGTCCCAACTAGTAATGAGAGATTGATGTTGGAGAGGGAATGTTCAAGGAACATAGTTAGGGTTTTGGCTTGTGATGAAGAAACTGGTGGAGGAGAGTGTGAAAGAAGAGAGCGGGGTGTCCACTGGTCTGAAAGGCTAAGGGAGGCATTTTCCCCTGTTGGATTCAGTGATGATGTTGTCGATGATGTCAAGGCATTGCTTAAGAGATACAAAGCTGGGTGGGCACTTGTGCTACCTCAAGGAGATCATGAGTCAGGAATTTACTTAACATGGAAAGAGGAACCTGTAGTATGGGCTTCTGCATGGAAACCCTAAAAGGGTTATGGCCAGAACACCATCTCTATGCTCAAATTCGAGGCTCGGCATGGCAATTTATTCACAGGATGGGAACGGCGCGCCATGAACAcatattgataattaattatagaGTACTACTACtttcacttttcatttcttcttcttattcatgCATATTTGTATCTTATGCactccaacttttcttttcttatgctATATGCTTGGGAGTTTGTGTTGCTTTTCAACAACTCTAgataattgtatttgtttgaaGGTGTTTGCACTTGTGCCTCTTTTTTGCAGTTCCATGGCATCCCTTTCCCTTTTGGCTTGCCTCCTCAATATCTTTCTCTGCATCCCATAGTGGGCAATTCGTAAGAAACATTAGCAATTCATCCATGTATTCATAGAAAGTGGTGATTTAATCACATCCATCATATGATCATCAAGTTTCTATCCATCCAAGAATAGCAGttcctataaaaaaagaatttcctGGTAGTCCCTTCCTTTATGTCCTAATGTATATTGACAAATCCTAAGTGGATTGTTGGTATAATTAAATTAGATCATAACAGGTAAGCTCAAGTATGCATGGGAAGAGTTTGCTGTGTAACTTATGTATTATTGCTGTCCTTGTTTTCATCTTCCTGCAATTCCCATGGCAGCAcaagaaacaaattatatagAAGATCCTTCTTCAGTtcttatttgaatatttaatgTCTACCAAAACCTAGCTCGGTGGTGATGTATATGCCTGactcattaaaaattaatttgggaaTTCATTGTTGATTGCGGGCGGCCTGCAAGAGCACCCATTTATTAATGCCTAAGCCTCTGATCTATACATGgattcgatttattttttttaatgaaaagataaatgtttgattgttttatattttatttttttttaaagaaatgctTAAATTCACGATCCCTTGAAGTATTTGTTTGTTACGGTGacagcttttattttttaaaatattttttaaattatttttacttgaaaaaacattaaaataatatatttttatatactttttaatgGTTCTgacataataacataaaaattttaatatatatatatatattaaaacacttTACACTATATTACTAAACACACATGGTGTAATGGAAAAGGATGGTCCCTTGTTATATAGCTTTTAAGATCCAACAAACCTTCTAATGAACCTACAAGTCAATCGGTTTTAAGTATGTTAATTGAGGTATAAGATTA encodes:
- the LOC133670578 gene encoding protein SHORT-ROOT-like, encoding MDITLFCPKDTLTHFFPSHQQSNDQVAAIDMQSNSSNNNNNQPQTSHTSTSRSSDSGEACGGGNKWASKLLSECARAISEKDSSKIHHLLWMLNELASPYGDCDQKLASYFLQALFCKATESGQRCFKTLTTVAEKSHSFDSARKLILKFQEVSPWTTFGHVASNGAILEALDGESKLHIIDISNTLCTQWPTLLEALATRNDETPRLKLTVVVTASIVRSVMKEIGQRMEKFARLMGVPFEFKVISVLNHIGELTKEGLGVQEDEAVAINCIGALRRVEVDERSSVIQLFRSLNPRVVTIVEEEADFTSSRYDFVKCFEECLRYYTLYFEMLEESFVPTSNERLMLERECSRNIVRVLACDEETGGGECERRERGVHWSERLREAFSPVGFSDDVVDDVKALLKRYKAGWALVLPQGDHESGIYLTWKEEPVVWASAWKP